AGGTCGCGGCTTTGCGGTTGTAGCAGATGAAGTAAGAAAGCTCGCGGAACGCACCGCCAAAGCAACAAGTGAAGTCACAAACATGATCAAAGGTATCCAGCAAGATACGTTGACGGCAGTGAGCGGCATGGAGCAAGGGACGCTTCATGTGAATAGCGGGCGCGAGTTAGCTGAGCAAGCTGGCGATAGTCTGCGTGAAATCGTGACAATGGCACAACAAGTCACCAATCGGATCACCCAGATTGCCGCGGCATCAAAGGAACAATCTTCAGCGGCCGAACAGATTGCTAGAAACATCGAACACATCTCGAAAGTCACAAGGAAACCGCCGTCAACCTCTGAGCAATCAGCGCATGTAGCAGTTTCCTTGAGTCAACAAGCTGAAAACTTGCAGCAGATTGTTGGGCGATTCAAAGTAAACTCCTAGCCTCGCTCACATAAGTTTGACGGCCTGTAGTCGAGATTCGGCTGTGGGCCGTTCTCACCGAACCAACTCTATTGATTAGTGTTTCGTTCTCGCGCTTGGGATTTCCAAGTGAATTTCAACTTGAAGAACCAATAGTCTTTTCGTATCATGAGGTGATGCTAAGTCGACGGAATCTTCAATACTGGATTGCTGCTAGCCTATTGCTGGCTTTCAGCTTCTTTGTCTTTCACACTATTGAGCATCACCATAGTCACGAACTGCAGCAAAAAGAATGTCCGATTTGCCACTTTGGAATCGACATTGCTCTTCCTGCGATTCTGATTCTGGCACTGATCGTAATCCCACCAATCCGCTATGTTGAAGTCTTGGCGGATTTCAAGCCTTCGAATCTTCTCATTTGCGCTTCAACTCCAAATCGGGCACCTCCTGCATCGTCTTAGTCCGCCAGTCTCAAACAAATCTAACTAAGAACAATTTGCCAATCTCGGCCTCCACTTTTTCCTCAGCTGGGTAATCGTGCGCCGACTTGAATTGGTCACAGGAGAAATCTAATGTTTGCAAGAGTTTTTCTGCTCGCTTGCGCGAGCATTGTCGCTCTGTCTACTGCTTTTGGTCAGACGACATTGAATCCCCGACCTATCCGTGGTTGGAGACATCCGGACTTTTACTCATAACGACAAATCACGACCTTCAGAAGAAAGCGAATTCAACCTCACGTCACCTGATATGGAAATCGTAGTGGCAGGGTATCTCAATCCCTATTCACGCGCAGACCTTGTCCTTGCATGGGAGGGTGGCGAAAAGGCGGAAATCGAGGAACTGTACGCGACAATATTGCGCGGCCTGCCGCTGGGAATGAACCTGCGCGCCGGCAAATACCGTTTGGAATTTGGCCGGTTAAATCCAGTTCATCCGCATGCGTACTCGTTTGTTCACCAACCTCTGCCCCATGAAATGTATTTCGGGGAAGAAGGTCTTAACGATATGGCGATTCGTGCCTCGTTCGCACTCCCGACTGGTAAGCTAAATACGGAAGTCATGGCAGCTGTGCTGAGAGGAGAGGTTCTTGCCGGCGAGGAAGAAGAAATTACGGAAGAGCCGCTTGAGATTACAAAATCAGTTGCTGCACTAGAGGGTGAAGAACCGCGGATTAAGCCTGGTTTTTTCGGTAGAATTACGACATCCGGCTCCCTGTCTGAGTCTGCGGAACTGACGGCCGGGGTCTCAGTCGTGACTTCGGAGTACGATCGCGATGAGCGGCTGCGTGCACGAGTCTTCGGAATTGACGCAAAATACAAGTGGAAACCAAATCGAAACAGTGCCCTCACTGTCGAAGGCGAATACTTGAACAACCGTCGCGAGGTTGTGGAAGGAGAAGCAGTGAGCTCGTCTGGAGCTTATGCTTATCTGGATTATCGATTCCGCCAGAAATACAACTTGGGAACAATGTTCGAGTATGTACAGGATGCGAACGATAACGACGCACATGTCACGCGAGTGACCGGGTTTATCGGGTTTGCTCCGATCGAAGAAACGACATTGATCCGAATAGTCGGAGACTGGACTACACCAAACGAAGGCGATGGATTTTGGACAGCAACACTGCAATTCGTGTTTTCGCTGGGACCACACCAACCGCACAACTTTTAGGAGATTAAGTTGAAACTATTCATAAACACTCTGATCGCGCTTGCATTCTTCGTTTCTGTAAGCGCGAATGCTGCCGTCAAAATCGTGACATCCACAAGTGACTTGGCATACTTCGCTACTGTCATCGGGGGGGATTTGGTCTAGGTTGCAAGTATTGCAGCTCCAACCGCAGACTTGCATTATGTCGAGGTACGTCCGAGCTATATGGTCAAGATGCGCGACGCGGACATTGTCTTCAAGATTGGCCTTGAACTCGACACTTGGATCGACAAAATCATTGACGGTTCACGAAATAGCAAACTCAAAAAGATTGACTGCTCGATGTATATTACGCCAGTGGAAGTGCCTACTTTCCACGCTGATGCTTCACATGGCGACTTACACCGATTCGGCAATCCTCACTATTGGCTTTCGCCCGCCAATGTAGAACCGATAACGCACGCAATTCTCGATGGTCTATCAAGTGTTGACCCTGCGAATTCTGGAGTCTTCGCACAAAATCGCGATAAGTTCCTCAAGAATCTGAATTCCGAGCTCCCGGCAATCAAGGCGCTCGCCGCGCCATTGGCAGGAATCGAAATCGTCACTTACCACAATTCATGGCCGTACTTCGCAGACTATTTCGAAATCAAACTGGCAGGATTCATTGAGAAGTTCTCTGGGGTTGCGCCGTCACCGTCTCATATGGGAGACATGATTGAACTGGTTAAGAAACAGCAGATCAAAATAATCGCGATTGAGCCATACTTTGAGAAACGCGTTCCGCAGCGCATTGCCGAGTCATCGGGAGCAAAGGTAGTGGTACTGTATCCCTCTATTGGCGGGCGTGAGCAAGGACGAGTCGTACATTGACTGGCTTCGCGGCAATATCAATGCCCTACTCGAAGAAATTAGGTAGCGGAGATGTTTGATTTACTGGTTTGGCCGCTTCTGATCTGCGTCGTCTTAGTTGGCATCCATGTCTACTTTGGCCTGCATGTGATCAAACGCGGAATCATTTTCGTAGACCTCTCCTGGCGCAGGTAGCTGCGCTGGGAGCACACTCGCCTTTCTTTTGGGTTTCGAGCTTGACAGTAGTGTCGCGTACTTCTTTTCTCTCGCCTTTGCGCTCTTGGGCGCCGTGATTTTCGCATTCACCCGTGAGATAGAAGGCAAGATCCCCCAAGAGGCGATCATTGGTATCGCATATGCTGTGAGTGCTGCGGCGGCAATCATGGCAGTGAGCCATTCTCCAGAAGGCGCTGAGCATATCAAGTATCTTCTGATCGGGAGCATTCTGACTGTGACGCCGCTCGTTGTTCTCAAAACTGCAGTCGTCTACACGCTCGTTGGTACTTTTCACTGGATCTACTTCAAGAAGTTTGCTGCGCTGACATTTGGAGGTGGGGACGTGCCGAAGAACCGACGCCTTTGGGATTTCTTATTTTATGCATCTTTCGGCGTCGTTGTAACCAGTTCGGTCAAGATCTGCGGTGTTCTGCTGGTATTCATCTTCTTGGTGGTACCATCAGTTTTCGCCGCATTGACAACCAACGGCATAGCCAAGCATTTGATTTTGGGTTGGATGTTCGGTTTGGTTGGTTCAGTGCTAGGACTGCTGCTTTCATTCTGGATCGACACACCGCCGGGCGCGACAATCGTATGCACGTTCGGTGCAATGTTGTTGCTGTATGGCGGACTTAGGTTAGTAATGGGAGGGAGAACTGTCTGTTAGTTCCCAACGGTTCGTGTGAACTCAATGTCGGCGTTCTCGTACTCAGCGATCAACGCCGACACGAGTTCCTTCACTGAGATGATCTCATCGACACGATATGCGTTGGCACCAGCGAAGGCAAATCCGTTATGGAGATAGCCTTTTTGAGCGCTTATCAAAGCGTGGGCAATACAATAGGGCGAATTCTGATAGTCGCAAGTGATGATGCAATGGTACGGACACTTGTAAGGTTTTTTCATTCCGGAAACGACGTCATCAAGGTATTTATTGCGGATCGCCCTGCCCGGCATACCAACTGGGCTTTTGATAATCACGATATCGTCCGCGACTGAATCAACATAGGCCTGCTTGAATGCTTCATTTGCATCGCACTCGAATGTCGCGACGAAGCGGGTACCCATCTGAACACCAGCCGCACCCATGTCAATAAATCGGTGGATATCGCCACCAGTGTAGATTCCGCCGGCGGCAATGACCGGGATCTTCTTACCTGTTTGTTTTTCGAAAATGGCGACCTCGTCAAGAATTGGCGGGATCAATTTCTCAAGTGCAAACTCCGGATCTGCTATTTGCTCGATTCGAAATCCAAGATGTCCGCCGGCTCGAGGACCTTCGACAACAAAAGCATCCGGAAGATAGTCGAACTTGCTCAACCATCGCTTACAGATCAACCCGACGGCCCTCGACGATGATACTATGGGTACGAGTTTGGTCCTGGTATCGTGCTTGCGGTATTGGGGCAGATTTAGCGGGAGTCCGGCTCCGGAGAAGATAATGTCTATCTCTTCCTCAATAGCAGTCTGTACCAAGTCGCCAAAGTTAGAGAAAGCAACCATGATATTGAGCCCAATTAAGCCTTTTGACAGTGATTTGGCGTTGCGAATTTCACGACGGAGCGCACGTGTGTTGGCTTCGAGGAAGTTGG
This is a stretch of genomic DNA from bacterium. It encodes these proteins:
- a CDS encoding zinc ABC transporter substrate-binding protein, which gives rise to MHYVEVRPSYMVKMRDADIVFKIGLELDTWIDKIIDGSRNSKLKKIDCSMYITPVEVPTFHADASHGDLHRFGNPHYWLSPANVEPITHAILDGLSSVDPANSGVFAQNRDKFLKNLNSELPAIKALAAPLAGIEIVTYHNSWPYFADYFEIKLAGFIEKFSGVAPSPSHMGDMIELVKKQQIKIIAIEPYFEKRVPQRIAESSGAKVVVLYPSIGGREQGRVVH
- a CDS encoding metal ABC transporter permease — protein: MGFELDSSVAYFFSLAFALLGAVIFAFTREIEGKIPQEAIIGIAYAVSAAAAIMAVSHSPEGAEHIKYLLIGSILTVTPLVVLKTAVVYTLVGTFHWIYFKKFAALTFGGGDVPKNRRLWDFLFYASFGVVVTSSVKICGVLLVFIFLVVPSVFAALTTNGIAKHLILGWMFGLVGSVLGLLLSFWIDTPPGATIVCTFGAMLLLYGGLRLVMGGRTVC
- a CDS encoding nitronate monooxygenase; amino-acid sequence: MTSRSIRPLSIGDISARIPIVQGGMGVGVSLSGLASAVANEGCIGVIASAGIGMNEPDFYSNFLEANTRALRREIRNAKSLSKGLIGLNIMVAFSNFGDLVQTAIEEEIDIIFSGAGLPLNLPQYRKHDTRTKLVPIVSSSRAVGLICKRWLSKFDYLPDAFVVEGPRAGGHLGFRIEQIADPEFALEKLIPPILDEVAIFEKQTGKKIPVIAAGGIYTGGDIHRFIDMGAAGVQMGTRFVATFECDANEAFKQAYVDSVADDIVIIKSPVGMPGRAIRNKYLDDVVSGMKKPYKCPYHCIITCDYQNSPYCIAHALISAQKGYLHNGFAFAGANAYRVDEIISVKELVSALIAEYENADIEFTRTVGN